Below is a genomic region from Vitis riparia cultivar Riparia Gloire de Montpellier isolate 1030 chromosome 16, EGFV_Vit.rip_1.0, whole genome shotgun sequence.
aaaatataatttcaacATGACTCTCATCTTATTAATACTTagcacttaaaaaaataaaataataaaaaatcaaacaacttaATTCTTAATACTATTGGATTGTACCTAaagttaagttaaattaagttttatttagatttaagtaaaaaaacaaatatacaaacaaacaaatacgACATTAACCATGTAAGATTTGGGGTTCAGATAACACACTCCTTGATGTGTAAATACAAACTTGTAAGCAAATAATTACAAATTGAGAAGCAAATATGGAAATGGTAgaagtattaatttattttaaaattttattaatgaatttaaattttggtcAACTTAAATGTGTATAGTATGTGTGGTCCATAATAGACAAAAACATGAGGTGGCAAAGAATGGCCACGTGAAACACCTACTCAACCTTCTtatctttgatttaattttagtgtttttatttttattttatattttttttaatgaaaaaaaaaatgtttcatttgtttttataaaatcccACATGTGAAGTATAGGACATTATGGGATAAAAGTAGtattcaaatcaatgtcaaacaTAAATTCTAAGGGCTTTTCAAGGTTTTGAAAATAGTAAAGTCTCGTGTTTTtcatgaaattcaattttttatttaatttaaattttttaaattttttagaatatcaaaattatctttattttttaattttgaaaagttaattaattaaaaatgatgaaaagatcctaaatttgtaaaactaacatttcctatttttgaacttaaagaataactaatttttaaaataaatacctttcaacattttcattatttatatggatattttaaaagaaaaaaaattatttttataagaaaaaatgagggcatttttgtccaaaataagtatttttttgggtaaaaaaaagaagagagagattAGATTtagaatttcatatttattttctcccatttaaagttatttaattatttaataaaattaattaatttttttaaataattaaacctaaatcaattgacatattaatttaaatattaaatttatttaataaaataatttttttttgaaataattaaaactaaaacaattGACAagggttattattattattattatttaatttattataatttttaaaagagcATATGGCATCATTCAAAAGTGGAGAATTCCAAAACTTAGACAtgtgaaaaagggaaaaaggaataACTGGTGTGAACCACATATGAGGTGAGAATTCATGTTGGGAAATGTGTCTTCATCCATGGGTATAAATCAAAAGTCTTTATTCTTCTCATTTTTGGATGAATATCAACCCACCATCTTCTCACAACCCACACCAAacaaatcttttgttttttcactttttaaacaaatatcccATAAATGCAACCATCTTCCTTATTAATAGAATCCTATTCTTTTCATCAACAAAAAGAACACCTTTTTCATAAGGCAAATAAATGTGTTACAGAAAAAGAATGAGTTTCGATACTTTGATACTTTTACATCACGTAaagtatttataaaaagaaaaaataaataaattattttatttaatatatattaaaaaaggaagaaaattaaatttaataaaaattattttagtaatttttctaattattcatgagaaataaatttttaaattgtagAGAAAAATTCATGGcgtttatctatttattttctattttattttttatattttattttatgaaagaaaacaaagtcAATCTAAAAAGGAGAGGGGTCAACTTTAAGCATTTAAGAGTTGTAGAATGTTGAATGGTGGGTGGCAAAAACCCCAACTTTATCTCCAAACCCCACATGGGACATGCCAACTTTTAATGATTTTCATTGCCAAGATATGAAGAAATCTATTCTATTGCTTTGAAGTTTGAACCAACATTTCTTATTTAGCTCAAGGGGTGGAATCTACAAGGAAAATATGGATTAAAAAGGAATTCTAGGTTGCAATGTAATTTAAAATGTAGCAAGGAGTGAATTTTTAATGGTCACAAAAGTAATCAAATTAAGTTATCtcccaaatataatttatataaccaaAGCATTGacaatttcatttatataaaaagtcaTTAGACATTGGAATCAGGTATAAGAAAAAGTTTCATAAAAAGTTTCTACCCCGTCTTTTCTAAAATCTAACTTAAGCATTTGAGGGACATGTTCAAAAAAATCATCCAAATATACCTTATTACTGGGATTGACTTCAAGAAGTCAACTAGAGAAGGAGTCTATTTGTTGTGTACTTCATGTGActccttaattattttaaatgtccgTATGATACAAATTAGGATCTTGATTTGAAACATAGATTGAAATACTGTTCTTAAAAACGATTCTCTtctttaaaacaagtaatagtTTCTTAAACCAAAAACGCATTAAcaaacttttaatataaaacaattttttaagaatttattctcaaaacaaattgtttttaaaaataaattttgtgtaacaattgaaaatataaaaaaatattttcaaaattcttatactacatataaatacataataccttcataaaaaaaaatcaaaaaaatatttattcatgtttgaattttcaaaccaaatcAATTAAGAAGCGTTTGTGttgttaaaaattgtttttgaaagcTATTGCAAACGAACTCCTTAGATTTTGGCAAAAAGTCACATCTACAAGAAATTTAACTAAAAGAGGGGGCATTTTACAACGTATTCAAGTGTATAAAAACGGGGGCAAATCTATAAATAGAAGGAATCATGCTGACAGCTCCCCGTGGTGGCCATGTGGCAGTCGCTTTCATTCCTCTCATTAGACCACGTGGCATTTACTACTACAACTTGTATTGATTATTTCCTAATAGTTGATAGCAAAATGCTAAGTTGCCATCGCACTACCTATAGAATAAATTCGGACTACCTCGAAAGATGGCATGAACGAATAACATGTacatacaaacaaataaaattaggatATAAATAACAAGACTTGAAAATATGTAACACCACCACTACAACCACCCGATGTTGCTCTTTTGATAGatactaaaaaaccctaattgaTATACCTTTACAAGTCtatatttgatagcttttaagaGCAAAGTAAATATCAATCATCTTGACCAAGGAAAACctcatttttcaatcatttaagtcatgtttggttcttaaaatATACTTACGAAAGAAGAAACCTATTAAGGAAAATCGTTTTTTTTAGGTTgtcctctaaaaaaaaaatcaaatataattaaaactatttaaaaacttacatatttttatattatttaatctttatattgataaattaaaataattaaaataacaaataaaaataatttatcatttttcctttatattttcttttccttacattttcttcaaattttttttggaaccaaacatacccttaatagaggaaaaatgaaatttacgGTACGTTTGATTACAAAGAaagtaccaaaaaaaagaaaaaaaaatacaaaatatatgcataaaaaattaaaataaataaaataaatttaaaaatacatataaaaatgcTTTATTAACTTCAactgtattatttatttttatttttattttattttctctctttttactTCCTTCgcatttttcatcaaaattttcagTAACCAAACATAGGCTGAATCACTGAATTTATAGTGTGACCAGACTATTTCATAACGTGACAAGTTAACATGCCAGGAACACCATTCGACAGGAAGCACTAATTCCCAAAAGAATTTTAGAGAAAACCTCTGACCAATTGATAGAAATTGAAGAATGGTAGGTTACAACAATACTAATTATTATCTTCAATGTCATAATGGACCAAACTAAacggtgtttgttttttgactgaatataaaaagttaaaatatttgactttttctattcaactaaaagtaacatgttgacatggtccaacataactaaagtgaatttattatcaaaaccaaatattttcgctttttctattcagccaaaaaacaaacaccaccaagTCTTAAAAGCCAAAAACTAGGGGGTACACGAAATAAGAGACTAGAGACTAGACACACACATAGTAATTCAAAACCAATAAGATGAACAACCCATGCTTGCTCAGACAAGTGAACTTTCAGAGGCATGAATGACTGAACCAAGATGACCCCACAAGGCAGTTGGTTATGGGGCACAGTTTCAATGTGCCCTCAAATCACATCCTAAATTCAAACCAAATTCATTCATCAAACCTAAAGATGCAGATGATAGTGTTggcatatatttttgttattattatattaagtgatttatagagaaaaaaaatatcaaaattttcccaCATGCAGCTCCAGACCTCTGTTTCTATTGGCAAACAAGAATGTTTATTAATAAAGCAAGCCAGCGCCAAACAGGCAGGCAAAACTGAAGAGGGGCAACAAAAAGCAACCTCCCTCTCCTTACTTCAAGCTCAAGACTTCTTGCTGTTTATAGAACTATGTTCAAAGTTGATATAACTTccataaaataatcataattgcATCCTCAATCTTCTCCATATCAATAGCACAATTTGTAACCAGAAATGTTTAAGATCACAAGATCTACCGGGCTCATTCAGCGGTGAAAAAGATGTTTAGAACTGAAATAGCTGGTAATGGATgataatatgaaaagaaaactaaaaaattaatctaTGTCAGTCTGGTTTTAGAGAAAGCAGAAATCTCCCCGCCAATATTTGTTACTTGAAATTAACAATTAGACATGATATGTACCACTGATTCTTCAGGTCCTACTAGATAACGCTAGCCTGCCGTTGCATGACATGAAGTAGCCCTGATATGGCAAGTAGACCTGCAAAATGAGCTCAGTGGTTGAATATTCAATACGGTAACATTTAAAGTGCATTGTACCAATCTTCTAAGAAAGAGAAGTGCATCATTCCTGACTTAGAAAAGACATGCTTCGGTTCTGATCAACAATAAGTTAGAGGATTCAAATACTTGCAGCCACCGACTAATGCATGTGATGCCCTCAAAGACTCTTATCAGAACCAAAGGTGGAATAAAACTGTAGTATTCAAGCATCAAGTTCGGGAAAAATCATAGTGATGGTTTGTCTGTCAAAACTACTTGTTGTTTTGAGTAGTGACAACTAAAAGCAGGTTTCAATGAGCAACAGATGCCGCCAGCTAACCAGGACCATCCCTCTTAACTAATTCTTGATCTAATAGGGCACATGGACAGCACCAAAACATGATAGAACCTATAACCAAACATATGGAGCTATAACCAGTGAAATAAAGCCAGTGATAGGACCTATAACCAAACATATGAaattgttaaaaagaaaattagcaCATCATTGTACTAATGTGATTTTCGAACAAACATAGGAACTGCTCAGACATGAGGTGTCGGACTTGTCCAAGTGAAGAAATAACACAACTACAAAGCTTGTTATGCTGGTAGTTTTTGCCAACCACATATTTTTCTGTGTATTAACTTCAAATCAAGGAGCTAAAAATGTGCATATTGTGTGCTCTCTCTACCGAAATTCAGGGTCATCTTTTTCAACATAAAGGATCCATATACATATTccataattaatataaaaaaaataatatcagaTAAAGTAAACCAAGAATGTTAGTACATCAAATATagacaagaaaaaacaaaagtaatcgttcattgcatgcaattataaGTTTTCATCCCAAAAATTCTTCTATTAAAAtaacagaagaagaagaaaacagaaaGTTGCTAACATCAGAATAATAACTTAAATGCCAGAATACCCATTTTTGTTAAGCCATTTTGTTCTCTAATgaggacaaaaaaaattattttattctcttcatttttgaaatggaagctaaaatttcaaaatttatgaacatgGAATTAATTCCCACCCCTACTTCAACATCATAAACCAAAGAGTCGTAGAAAGTAGTAATCACCTCACTAAGCATTCATCTGTCACCTTTTCTTTAAATGATAAATGATGTTAACCTTCTTTCCTGCAacaaaaaaagtatatattcaTCAGAATACTTGTCTTGCTgggttttttttgtaataactGTAGATTTATGTAAAAGATAGATCTTGTACTTTCTCTTTCTTCGATCAATGGCACTATTCCTCATATCATTCTTTGAAAGAGAAGATCCAGCAGGGATTCCATACTGCATAGGAGACAGGGCTGGAGAACCAGCGGAAGTAACAGCAATTGTTGTAGGTGGTGCAGATTGTGGAGGTGGACCAGGGGCTGGAGTTCCAGCAAGAGGTTCAGGAAGGGGCTTTGGAAGAATGTGCTTCAACCGGTTATTCCTGTAGttcttccaataaaaaaattgctgCCTATGTGCCAATTCCTAACAGCTCCAAGTAATACAAAAAAACCTTCAGAAACCACCTAATTATAGGCATATAGAAGATTGTTGGAAACATTACACAAGATGACATGTTTTCTATAACCATGAggaagtttaaaatttatttagtcCAGTTAATTGCCTTTCTGTAGACTTATAATTCCAAAAAGAAAGGATTGATAACTGTCCATGTATGGTATGGTATATCATGGCCAAGATAATCAAGTCTTCATGGGCATAACCAGTCAATAAGTTCAATGCCACATGGACCAAATCATGTGTCAAATGGATGGCTACAACTCTTGTGGCTGAGCTAGAACTTGTTTTACCATTGTTCTCATTTATATATACAATCTTAAAGACCAGAAAATAACAAGTCATTtgtcatttattaattttgttgattggttgagtTCTTGCTAAGGGTGGGAATTCTTTTTTTGTGTTCTCTTTTTTTTGGATGTGCCTTTGATGCATATTGTATACATCTTGTGTACTTTGGTCCACTATTTCTTTATTgctcatttataaaattttattatttacctatcaaaaaccAATTCAATTCAGTCGTCATTTGCTCAAATCCTTCTCTCAatgtcaaaagaaaaaaacaaacacatgtatatatatatatttttcttttgggggGTTAAGAAGGAAGATAAAAGATTaaaatgggggggggggggggggggggggggggggggggggggggggggggggggggggggggggggggggggggggggggggggggggggggggggggggaggggggggggggggggggggggggggggggggggggggggggcgggggGAAGGGAAACCAAACAATAGAACACTTAAAAGATATGATCTCCTAAGAACTCCTCCAGATTAGACTACTTTCTTAGCTAGAACCCTGTTTCCTGAATCCATTGCACTTATCATATATTAAATCAGTAGTACTTTCAAATCACATGCTTTGGCTAAAGTTACATCAGCAGTATGATCTGGAAGTGtgaacaggaaaaaaaaaagacccagAGGGTCCTTTTCAAATTTCCTAGGAAGATAACTAATTTCCA
It encodes:
- the LOC117932924 gene encoding mediator of RNA polymerase II transcription subunit 31 isoform X2; the encoded protein is MCTRIQMMADNGFSLSWNLSNVLPIPPTFTIFYSDLAQNRYFEDEAFIGYLKYLQYWQQPEYIKFIMYPHCLFFLELLQNANFRNAMAHPGSKELAHRQQFFYWKNYRNNRLKHILPKPLPEPLAGTPAPGPPPQSAPPTTIAVTSAGSPALSPMQYGIPAGSSLSKNDMRNSAIDRRKRKKEG